The Malus domestica chromosome 10, GDT2T_hap1 genome contains a region encoding:
- the LOC103428627 gene encoding ribosome biogenesis protein BOP1 homolog — protein sequence MRIKDMSDGEGSDSEDYPSIRDSDSEGEENDFSSGDEDVINTSDNDGVAGDYGNSDDESDSSELHEGVEESDSSEDEVVPRNTVGDVPLEWYRDEKHIGYDIKGKKIKKKEKADKLQSFLASADDSKNWRKIYDEYNDEEVELTKEDIKSISRLLEGKAPHGDFDPYAPYVDWFKWDDSNHPLSNAPEPKRRFIPSKSESKLVNKIKLAIRKGLIKPKKSKEEEEEEEEIYPLWEDDSNTMEKDNHLSYIPAPKPKLPGHEESFNPSLEYIPTQEEINSYQLMYEEDRPKFIPKRFANMRSIPAYENAVKECFERCLDLYLCPRVRKKRLNIDPESLKPKLPSRTELKPYPVACYLEYRGHDDAVTSVSVEASGQWIASGSLDGTMRIWEVETGRCVKICEIGEAVKYVSWNPNPEHSIVAVSAGQDVLLLNTGCGDEEVQKRTKELLSVEMPMPDDSGKTASSVSWLHDDKLEGVRLRHSKTVASVEWHRKGDYLSTVMPAGESRAFFIHKLSKKFTQTLSFKLHGIAVTSVFHPTRSFFFISTKKTVRVYDLVKDGKLVKKLETGLREVSSIAVHPSGDHIIVGSREGKLCWFDMDLSSKPYKTLKLHQKDINNVSFHRSYPLFATCSDDCTAYVFHGMVYSDLNQNPLIVPLEILRGHTSSNGRGVLDCKFHPRQPWLFTSGADSVIRLYCN from the exons ATGAGAATCAAGGATATGTCTGATGGTGAAGGATCCGATTCGGAGGATTATCCGTCAATCAGAGACTCGGACTCAGAAGGCGAAGAGAATGATTTCTCCTCCGGAGATGAG GATGTTATCAACACAAGTGACAATGATGGTGTGGCCGGTGATTATGGTAACAGTGATGATGAAAGTGATAGTTCTGAACTTCATGAGGGGGTTGAGGAGAGTGATTCATCTGAGGATGAG GTGGTTCCTCGAAACACAGTCGGTGATGTTCCCTTGGAGTGGTATCGGGATGAGAAACATATTGGTTATGACATTAAAgggaagaagataaagaagaaggaaaaagcaGATAAATTGCAATCCTTTCTTGCTAGTGCTGATGATTCAAAGAACTG GCGCAAAATTTATGATGAATATAATGATGAGGAAGTAGAACTGACAAAAGAAGATATCAAATCGATTAGTAGACTGCTCGAAGGAAAGGCTCCACATGGTGACTTTGATCCATATGCG CCATATGTTGATTGGTTTAAATGGGATGACTCCAACCATCCACTGTCAAATGCACCTGAACCCAAGAGACGATTCATTCCTTCAAAATCTGAAAGTAAACTG GTTAATAAGATTAAGTTGGCCATTCGTAAGGGTTTAATTAAGCCTAAAAAGtccaaagaggaagaagaagaagaagaagaaatttatCCACTGTGGGAAGATGACTCTAATACAATGGAAAAGGATAACCATCTATCTTACATTCCTGCACCAAAGCCCAAATTGCCTG gCCATGAGGAGTCCTTCAATCCATCTTTAGAATACATCCCAACACAAGAAGAGATCAACTCTTACCAGTTGATGTATGAAGAAGACCGTCCTAAATTTATACCTAAAAG GTTTGCAAATATGAGAAGCATCCCTGCATATGAGAATGCTGTGAAGGAATGCTTTGAGAGATGTTTGGATCTATATTTGTGCCCCAGAGTTCGAAAAAAACGT CTTAATATCGATCCTGAATCTCTGAAGCCCAAGCTACCGAGCCGAACTGAACTTAAGCCTTACCCTGTAGCATGTTATCTTGAGTATAGAGGTCACGACGATGCAGTTACATCTGTTTCTGTAGAAGCCTCAGGGCAGTGGATTGCATCAG GTTCTTTGGATGGAACTATGCGTATTTGGGAGGTCGAAACCGGTAGATGTGTCAAGATCTGCGAGATTGGTGAAGCCGTCAAATATGTATCTTGGAATCCTAATCCTGAGCATTCTATAGTGGCTGTCTCGGC GGGACAAGACGTACTTCTTTTGAACACTGGTTGTGGGGATGAAGAAGTacagaaaagaaccaaagaactTCTCTCTGTTGAAATGCCTATGCCTGATGACTCTG GCAAAACAGCATCTAGTGTAAGCTGGCTTCATGATGATAAACTTGAGGGGGTCAGATTAAGGCATTCCAAG ACCGTGGCTTCGGTAGAATGGCATCGTAAAGGAGACTACCTTTCGACAGTAATGCCAGCGG GTGAATCAAGAGCCTTTTTTATACACAAGCTCTCAAAGAAGTTTACTCAGACACTTTCATTCAAGTTGCATGGGATTGCAGTTACTTCAGTTTTCCATCCTACACggtctttcttcttcatttcaacAAAGAAGACTGTTCGTGTTTATGATCTGGTGAAGGATGGAAAACTTGTCAAAAAGCTTGAGACTGGACTTCGTGAAGTCTCATCTATTGCAGTCCATCCTTCTG GTGATCATATAATTGTGGGAAGCAGAGAAGGAAAATTATGTTGGTTCGACATGGACCTTTCATCTAAACCTTACAAAACTCTCAA GTTGCATCAGAAGGACATCAACAATGTATCTTTCCATCGTTCGTACCCGCTGTTTGCAACATGCTCTGATGACTGCACTGCATATGTTTTTCATGGAATGGTTTATTCAGATCTTAACCAGAACCCTCTTATCGTTCCATTGGAAATACTCAGAGGTCATACAAGCTCAAATGGGAGAG GTGTATTGGACTGTAAGTTCCATCCAAGGCAGCCATGGTTATTCACAAGCGGCGCAGACTCGGTGATTAGACTTTATTGCAATTGA